A single region of the Solwaraspora sp. WMMD791 genome encodes:
- a CDS encoding histidine kinase produces MGANLSAPLAVLALVTALTAAVYAVVRLRGRRGIATATQRATYEVLHTAGLAAEPLRNGLDAAGAAKAVRHLRALVGAPGAALTGRDEVLAFDGRGGHHGDQLVAATGRALDTGRSVVLTARDLPCDRPDCLIRGAVVAPLTGPDRAAAVALVAVVDDDPAPGLVQATLETAHWAGSQLALAELDSSRERLARAEVRALRAQISPHFIYNALTAIASFVRTDPERARDLILEFAEFTRYSFRAHGEFTTLAEELRSIDRYLTIERARFGERLQVRLQIAPEVLPVHLPFLCLQPLVENAVRHGLSRKPGLGTVSIEARDAGTECHITVEDDGVGMDPAVFTGGTGADQVRRGGDPADDAGQHVGLSNVDERLRSVFGDQFGLVVETAVGAGTKVSMRVPKFHPDARPGAAGRWEVVS; encoded by the coding sequence GTGGGCGCAAACCTATCCGCACCACTGGCGGTACTGGCCCTGGTGACCGCCCTGACCGCCGCGGTGTACGCGGTCGTCCGGCTCCGTGGCCGCCGTGGCATCGCCACCGCCACCCAACGGGCCACCTACGAGGTTCTGCACACCGCCGGCCTGGCCGCCGAGCCGCTGCGCAACGGTCTGGACGCCGCCGGTGCCGCCAAGGCCGTACGGCATCTGCGCGCCCTGGTCGGCGCCCCCGGTGCCGCGCTCACCGGCCGCGACGAAGTGCTCGCCTTCGACGGGCGCGGCGGCCACCACGGCGACCAGCTCGTCGCCGCTACCGGCCGGGCCCTGGACACCGGCCGGTCGGTCGTCCTGACCGCCCGGGACCTGCCCTGCGACCGCCCCGACTGCCTGATCCGCGGCGCGGTCGTCGCGCCGCTGACCGGGCCGGACCGGGCCGCCGCCGTGGCTCTGGTCGCCGTCGTCGACGACGATCCGGCGCCCGGCCTGGTCCAGGCCACCCTAGAGACCGCGCACTGGGCCGGCAGCCAGCTGGCCCTGGCCGAGCTGGACTCGTCGCGGGAACGGCTCGCCCGCGCCGAGGTACGCGCGTTACGGGCGCAGATCAGCCCGCACTTCATCTACAACGCGCTCACCGCGATCGCCTCGTTCGTACGGACCGACCCGGAGCGGGCCCGGGACCTGATCCTGGAGTTCGCCGAGTTCACCCGCTACTCGTTCCGGGCCCACGGCGAGTTCACCACGCTCGCCGAGGAGCTGCGGTCCATCGACCGCTATCTGACGATCGAGCGGGCCCGGTTCGGCGAACGGCTCCAGGTGCGGCTGCAGATCGCCCCCGAGGTGCTCCCCGTGCATCTGCCCTTCCTCTGTCTGCAGCCGCTGGTGGAGAATGCGGTCCGGCACGGCTTGTCCCGCAAACCGGGCCTCGGCACGGTCAGCATCGAGGCGCGCGACGCCGGCACCGAATGCCACATCACCGTGGAGGACGACGGCGTGGGGATGGACCCGGCGGTGTTCACCGGCGGCACCGGGGCGGATCAGGTCCGTCGAGGTGGCGACCCGGCCGACGACGCCGGCCAGCACGTCGGCCTGTCGAACGTCGACGAGCGGCTGCGGTCGGTCTTCGGCGACCAGTTCGGCCTGGTGGTGGAGACAGCCGTGGGAGCGGGTACGAAGGTGAGCATGCGGGTGCCGAAGTTCCACCCCGACGCCCGGCCGGGCGCGGCCGGGCGATGGGAGGTGGTGTCGTGA
- a CDS encoding sugar transferase, with protein MRHVDSFEIQPPAPPPTNGVPRSAWARARRRASRWHRPYTAILLLLDFVAAVLASYISISLFEKATSGFSDADKDATWFHTVTYLLLPLGWVVVLWGTGAYDRRYLGLGTDEFKRVLRAGVTVAASVSFLAFATKTDLSRLSVATALIGALALILLFRFLARYALHVLRRRVGHAAHRMVLVGTLPEALEVFTAVTRSPAAGLIPVAIHLTDGYAAARGIDTPVPVYAGRNVLALVREVGADTIAVCGSASSEPGELRRLAWQLEGSGIDLIVAPQLTDIAGPRVHIRPIEGLPLLHVEEPTLSGLGWLAKNLLDRVAAGLGLIALAPLFVAVAIAIRMSDQGPVFFRQSRVGHEGKVFQVWKFRTMYVDAEERLASLVDQNETDGMLFKIRNDPRVFPIGRFLRASSIDELPQLINVLRGEMSLVGPRPLPADDGDFLGDVRRRLLVRPGMTGLWQVSGRSDLSWDEAVRLDLYYVDNWSLTYDLSILWRTIGVVLARKGAY; from the coding sequence TTGCGCCACGTCGACAGCTTCGAGATCCAGCCGCCCGCGCCGCCGCCGACCAACGGCGTACCCCGGTCGGCGTGGGCCCGGGCACGCCGACGCGCGTCGCGGTGGCACCGGCCGTACACCGCGATCCTGCTCCTGCTCGACTTCGTCGCGGCGGTGCTCGCCAGCTACATCTCGATCTCCCTGTTCGAGAAGGCCACCTCCGGCTTCTCCGACGCCGACAAGGACGCCACCTGGTTCCACACGGTCACCTACCTGCTCCTGCCGCTCGGCTGGGTGGTGGTGCTCTGGGGCACCGGCGCGTACGACCGGCGCTACCTCGGCCTGGGCACCGACGAGTTCAAGCGGGTGCTGCGCGCCGGCGTGACGGTCGCCGCGAGCGTGTCGTTCCTCGCCTTCGCCACCAAGACCGACCTGTCCCGGCTCTCGGTCGCCACCGCGCTCATCGGCGCACTCGCCCTGATCCTGCTGTTCCGGTTCCTCGCCCGGTACGCCCTGCACGTGCTGCGCCGCCGCGTCGGCCACGCCGCACACCGCATGGTGCTGGTCGGTACGCTGCCGGAGGCCCTGGAGGTCTTCACCGCGGTCACCCGCAGCCCGGCCGCCGGGCTGATCCCGGTCGCCATCCACCTCACCGACGGATACGCCGCCGCCCGCGGCATCGACACCCCGGTCCCGGTGTACGCCGGACGCAACGTGCTCGCCCTGGTCCGTGAGGTCGGAGCCGACACCATCGCGGTCTGCGGCTCGGCCAGCTCCGAGCCGGGTGAGCTGCGCCGGCTGGCCTGGCAGCTGGAGGGCAGCGGCATCGACCTGATCGTCGCCCCGCAGCTGACCGACATCGCCGGGCCCCGGGTGCACATCCGCCCGATCGAGGGCCTGCCGCTGCTGCACGTCGAGGAGCCGACGCTCTCCGGGCTGGGTTGGCTGGCCAAGAACCTGCTCGACCGGGTCGCCGCCGGGCTCGGGCTGATCGCGTTGGCGCCGCTGTTCGTCGCGGTGGCGATCGCCATCCGGATGTCCGACCAGGGGCCGGTGTTCTTCCGGCAGTCGCGCGTCGGCCACGAGGGCAAGGTGTTCCAGGTCTGGAAGTTCCGGACCATGTACGTCGACGCCGAGGAGCGGCTCGCCTCCCTGGTGGACCAGAACGAGACCGACGGGATGCTCTTCAAGATCCGCAACGATCCACGGGTCTTCCCGATCGGCCGGTTCCTGCGCGCCAGCTCGATCGACGAGCTGCCGCAGCTGATCAACGTACTCCGGGGTGAGATGTCCCTGGTCGGGCCGCGCCCGCTGCCCGCCGACGACGGTGACTTCCTCGGCGACGTCCGACGCCGGCTGCTGGTCCGCCCCGGTATGACCGGTCTGTGGCAGGTCTCCGGGCGCTCCGACCTGTCCTGGGACGAGGCGGTCCGGCTCGACCTCTACTACGTCGACAACTGGTCGCTCACCTACGACCTGAGCATCCTGTGGCGGACCATCGGCGTCGTGCTGGCCCGCAAGGGCGCGTACTGA
- a CDS encoding BldC family transcriptional regulator: MASRTHEPEPLLTPAEVASMFRVDPKTVTRWAKAGKLSAIRTLGGHRRYRESEVRALLQGQIPQQRQGD, translated from the coding sequence ATGGCATCGCGTACGCACGAACCAGAGCCGCTGCTCACGCCGGCCGAGGTGGCGTCGATGTTCCGAGTCGACCCGAAAACCGTCACCAGGTGGGCGAAGGCCGGCAAGCTCAGCGCCATCCGGACGCTGGGCGGCCACCGCCGCTACCGGGAGTCGGAGGTACGTGCCCTGTTGCAGGGCCAGATTCCCCAGCAACGTCAGGGCGACTGA
- a CDS encoding ABC transporter substrate-binding protein — MPVSRGSRTAALAVCATLLVTATGCGDTSTTDDVAVEPVRLYGTDGNMINSFAAEFEDQAGLLSGMKGTSPLTPLSDDFVERLRTVDGQLNDFLYAGEAYDAVVISALATQLAGTTDPAAIAAQINGVTTGGEQCDTVALCLELVEDGVDIEYRGISLKRGGFTDAGEPSTASYATLHFDENGQINDGKTEFVGAGDESTTTTVAPPAVQPSSNGSRTGAPLKLGGLLPLTGDLALAFPPMDAGTQLALREINAAGGVLGEPVEWFEGDDGTNPDVARQTVARHIEEGVHVIIGAGASGISREVLPDVTGAGIILFSPCNTDAGLSTIDDSGLYFRTAPSDLLQGRALADVIMRDGPQRVAVVARKDSYGEGLQENVRAELDRAGIGADRIKLLTYEPPDGADAPPVDFADGAQEIKAFGADAILIIGFSESAEVIKALAAAGLPVAA, encoded by the coding sequence ATGCCCGTGTCACGCGGCTCCCGCACCGCCGCCCTGGCCGTCTGCGCGACCCTGTTGGTCACCGCCACCGGTTGCGGCGACACGTCGACGACCGACGACGTCGCTGTCGAGCCCGTCCGGCTGTACGGCACCGACGGAAACATGATCAACTCCTTCGCGGCCGAGTTCGAGGATCAGGCCGGCCTGCTGTCCGGGATGAAGGGCACCAGCCCGCTGACGCCGCTGTCGGACGACTTCGTCGAGCGGTTGCGCACCGTCGACGGCCAGCTCAACGACTTCCTGTACGCCGGTGAGGCCTACGACGCGGTGGTGATCAGTGCCCTCGCCACGCAGTTGGCCGGCACCACCGACCCGGCGGCCATCGCCGCGCAGATCAACGGGGTGACCACCGGCGGCGAGCAGTGCGACACCGTGGCACTGTGCCTGGAGCTCGTCGAGGACGGCGTCGACATCGAGTACCGGGGCATCTCGCTGAAGCGGGGCGGCTTCACCGACGCCGGCGAGCCGTCGACGGCCAGCTACGCCACGTTGCACTTCGACGAGAACGGCCAGATCAACGACGGCAAGACCGAGTTCGTCGGCGCCGGGGACGAGTCGACCACCACCACCGTGGCACCGCCGGCTGTGCAGCCGTCGAGCAACGGCAGCCGCACCGGTGCTCCGCTCAAGCTGGGCGGACTGCTGCCGTTGACCGGCGACCTGGCCCTGGCGTTCCCGCCGATGGACGCCGGCACCCAGCTCGCCCTCCGGGAGATCAACGCCGCAGGTGGGGTGCTCGGCGAGCCGGTCGAGTGGTTCGAAGGCGACGACGGTACCAACCCCGACGTGGCGCGACAGACCGTGGCGCGGCACATCGAGGAAGGCGTACACGTGATCATCGGTGCCGGCGCCTCCGGCATCTCCCGGGAAGTACTGCCGGACGTCACCGGGGCCGGGATCATCCTCTTCTCGCCCTGCAACACCGACGCCGGGCTGAGCACGATCGACGACAGTGGACTGTACTTCCGTACCGCGCCGTCGGACCTGCTGCAGGGTCGGGCGCTGGCGGACGTCATCATGCGCGACGGCCCGCAGCGGGTCGCGGTGGTCGCCCGCAAGGACTCGTACGGCGAGGGCCTGCAGGAGAACGTCCGGGCCGAACTGGACCGGGCGGGCATCGGCGCGGACCGGATCAAGCTGCTCACCTACGAGCCGCCGGACGGGGCAGACGCGCCGCCGGTCGACTTCGCGGACGGGGCACAGGAGATCAAGGCGTTCGGTGCCGACGCGATCCTGATCATCGGGTTCAGCGAGTCCGCTGAAGTGATCAAGGCGCTGGCCGCGGCCGGACTGCCGGTCGCCGCCTGA
- a CDS encoding phosphocholine cytidylyltransferase family protein: protein MIGLVLAAGAGRRLRPYTDTLPKALVPVDGETTILDIGLRNLAAAGLTDVVVVVGYAADAVRARQADLQARHGVALTLVHNDRAEEWNNAYSLWLARDHFAAGALLVNGDTVHPASVEQTLLTGRGPSILLAVDDVKKLADEEMKVVFDDAGQLTRITKLMDPAQAHGEYIGATLIESSAAAGLAEALEATWRRDPNLYYEDGYQEYADRGGEVRGAPIGDVAWVEVDNHDDLTRARDIACRY, encoded by the coding sequence ATGATCGGTCTCGTGCTCGCCGCCGGAGCGGGCCGGCGACTACGCCCGTACACCGACACCCTGCCGAAGGCACTGGTGCCGGTCGACGGGGAGACCACGATCCTGGACATCGGGCTGCGTAACCTCGCCGCCGCCGGGCTCACCGACGTGGTCGTGGTGGTCGGCTACGCCGCCGACGCCGTCCGCGCCCGCCAGGCCGACCTGCAGGCCCGCCACGGCGTAGCGCTGACCCTGGTGCACAACGACCGGGCCGAGGAGTGGAACAACGCGTACTCGCTGTGGCTGGCCCGCGACCACTTCGCCGCCGGTGCCCTGCTGGTCAACGGCGACACCGTGCACCCGGCCAGCGTCGAGCAGACCCTGCTGACCGGGCGGGGGCCGAGCATCCTGCTCGCCGTCGACGACGTGAAGAAGCTCGCCGACGAGGAGATGAAGGTCGTCTTCGACGACGCCGGGCAGCTGACCCGGATCACCAAGCTGATGGACCCGGCGCAGGCCCACGGCGAGTACATCGGTGCCACCCTGATCGAGTCCTCGGCCGCCGCCGGGCTCGCCGAGGCGTTGGAGGCGACCTGGCGGCGGGATCCGAACCTCTACTACGAGGACGGCTACCAGGAGTACGCCGACCGTGGTGGCGAGGTGCGCGGCGCCCCGATCGGCGACGTCGCCTGGGTCGAGGTGGACAACCACGACGACCTGACCAGGGCACGGGACATCGCATGCCGCTACTAG
- a CDS encoding glycosyltransferase family 4 protein yields the protein MRVVVAHNRYRQAQPSGENVIVDSEIDQLAAAGVEVIPFLRSSDDIPALPATGKALLPISPSYAPAAQRDLDRLLATHRPDVLHLHNPYPLISPWAIRTAHRHRVPVVHTVHNYRQVCSAGLYFRDGRICTDCQGRAIGLPGVVHRCYRGSRAQSAVMAATLALHRPTWRSVDRFIALTSAVAAHLRDYGVPDERIVVKPNAIPDPGPPAPLGEGFLFLGRLTPEKGIGLLLDAWQRHPEGSLGTLRVGGDGELRELVEAAAAGRADIDFLGPLDRSAVRDALRATAVVLAVSTWHDVLPTVVIEALASGRPVLGTALGGIPYLVGADAADPAATAAGWVVPPEAAALAAALPVARDGVAALTGVARARYETTFHPDVVMKQHLAVYDAVSTGTRGTG from the coding sequence GTGAGAGTCGTCGTGGCGCACAACCGATACCGGCAGGCCCAGCCCTCCGGGGAGAACGTCATCGTCGACAGCGAGATCGACCAGCTCGCCGCCGCCGGTGTCGAGGTGATCCCGTTCCTGCGCAGCTCCGACGACATTCCGGCGCTGCCGGCGACCGGCAAGGCGCTGCTGCCGATCTCGCCCAGCTACGCCCCGGCCGCCCAGCGGGACCTGGACCGGCTGCTCGCCACCCACCGGCCGGACGTGCTGCACCTGCACAACCCGTACCCGCTGATCTCGCCCTGGGCGATCCGCACGGCGCACCGGCACCGGGTGCCGGTGGTGCACACCGTGCACAACTACCGGCAGGTCTGCTCGGCCGGGCTGTACTTCCGTGACGGGCGGATCTGCACCGACTGCCAGGGCCGGGCGATCGGCCTGCCCGGCGTGGTGCACCGCTGCTACCGGGGCTCGCGGGCGCAGAGCGCGGTGATGGCCGCGACCCTGGCGCTGCACCGGCCCACCTGGCGCTCGGTCGACCGGTTCATCGCGCTCACCTCTGCGGTCGCCGCGCACCTGCGCGACTACGGCGTCCCCGACGAACGGATCGTGGTCAAGCCGAACGCGATTCCCGACCCCGGCCCACCCGCACCGCTCGGCGAGGGCTTCCTCTTCCTCGGCCGGCTCACCCCGGAGAAGGGCATCGGCCTGCTGCTCGACGCATGGCAGCGGCATCCGGAGGGGTCGCTCGGCACGCTGCGCGTCGGTGGCGACGGCGAACTGCGCGAGCTGGTCGAGGCCGCCGCCGCCGGCCGTGCCGACATCGACTTCCTCGGCCCGCTGGACAGGTCGGCGGTACGCGACGCGCTGCGCGCCACCGCCGTGGTGCTGGCCGTCTCCACCTGGCACGACGTTCTGCCGACCGTGGTGATCGAGGCGTTGGCCAGTGGCCGGCCGGTGCTCGGCACGGCCCTTGGCGGCATCCCGTACCTGGTGGGCGCCGACGCCGCAGACCCTGCCGCCACCGCTGCCGGCTGGGTGGTGCCGCCGGAGGCGGCCGCGTTGGCCGCGGCGCTGCCGGTCGCCCGCGACGGCGTTGCCGCCCTGACCGGCGTCGCCCGCGCCCGCTACGAGACCACCTTCCACCCCGACGTGGTCATGAAGCAGCACCTCGCCGTCTACGACGCGGTCAGCACCGGGACCAGAGGGACCGGCTGA
- a CDS encoding CDP-alcohol phosphatidyltransferase family protein: MPSAASQGEQIVTVPLLTDFYQANRGGGLFSEAVSQRLGAVFAYAGARLRLAPTVLTVANLLLGLAASVAVITSADAVAAGSVPAWLIGLVALVGWQIAYALDCADGQLARVTGQTSRAGARVDVLCDVAAQIALVTALSTVAVAQSPATPVWLVAAFAGTWMVNLVTSVMQAGPNAASMVTSTSLPVRLVKLIRDYGAVIFVAGVVLTAAPALAVWVIAAFTVVNGGFLLASITFSARSALR; the protein is encoded by the coding sequence GTGCCCTCAGCAGCTTCGCAAGGTGAACAGATCGTTACCGTCCCGCTCCTGACAGATTTCTACCAGGCCAACAGGGGGGGTGGGCTGTTCAGCGAGGCGGTCAGCCAGCGGCTGGGCGCGGTGTTCGCGTACGCCGGTGCCCGGCTGCGGCTGGCACCGACGGTGCTGACCGTGGCGAACCTGCTGCTCGGGCTGGCCGCGTCGGTCGCGGTGATCACGTCCGCCGACGCGGTGGCCGCCGGGTCCGTGCCGGCCTGGCTGATCGGGCTGGTCGCGCTGGTCGGCTGGCAGATCGCGTACGCGTTGGACTGTGCCGACGGTCAGTTGGCCAGGGTGACCGGGCAGACCAGCCGGGCCGGTGCCCGGGTCGACGTACTCTGCGACGTGGCCGCCCAGATCGCGCTGGTCACCGCACTGTCGACGGTCGCGGTGGCGCAGTCCCCGGCGACCCCGGTGTGGCTGGTCGCGGCGTTCGCCGGCACCTGGATGGTGAACCTGGTGACCTCGGTGATGCAGGCCGGCCCGAACGCGGCCAGCATGGTCACCTCGACCTCGCTACCCGTACGGCTGGTGAAGCTGATCCGCGACTACGGTGCGGTGATCTTCGTCGCCGGAGTGGTGCTGACCGCCGCACCGGCGCTGGCGGTCTGGGTGATCGCCGCGTTCACCGTGGTCAACGGGGGCTTCCTGCTCGCCAGCATCACCTTCTCCGCCCGCTCCGCCCTCCGCTGA
- a CDS encoding DNA-formamidopyrimidine glycosylase family protein, translating into MPELPEVQALAAYLRQRAVGRQVERVDVSAISALKTYDPPLSALAGLEITGAGRHGKFLDVELGGELHLVVHLARAGWLHYRESFPSATPLKPGKGPIAVRVRLDDGSGFDLTEAGTQKKLATYLVTDPTQVPGVARLGPDVLTVDAATFGQRLRGRRGQVKGVLTTQEVVAGVGNAYSDEILHSARLSPFALTHRLTDDQMSALYAATRRVLTDAVDRSVGQRAATLKGEKRSGMTVHGRTGLPCPVCGDKIREVSFADSSLQYCPTCQTGGTPLADRRLSRLVR; encoded by the coding sequence GTGCCCGAGTTGCCGGAGGTGCAGGCGCTCGCGGCCTACCTGCGCCAGCGCGCGGTGGGCCGCCAGGTGGAGCGTGTCGACGTGTCGGCGATCAGCGCCCTGAAGACCTACGATCCGCCGCTGTCGGCGCTGGCCGGGCTGGAGATCACCGGCGCCGGCCGGCACGGCAAGTTCCTGGACGTGGAGCTCGGCGGTGAGCTGCACCTGGTGGTGCATCTGGCGCGGGCCGGCTGGCTGCACTACCGGGAGAGTTTCCCGTCGGCGACGCCGCTGAAGCCGGGCAAGGGGCCGATCGCGGTCCGGGTCCGACTCGACGACGGTTCCGGGTTCGACCTGACCGAGGCCGGTACGCAGAAGAAGTTGGCGACGTACCTGGTCACCGACCCGACGCAGGTGCCGGGGGTGGCCAGACTGGGTCCGGACGTGCTCACCGTGGACGCGGCCACCTTCGGGCAGCGGCTGCGGGGCCGGCGTGGGCAGGTCAAAGGGGTGTTGACCACGCAGGAGGTGGTGGCCGGCGTCGGCAACGCGTACTCCGACGAGATTCTGCACTCCGCCCGGCTGTCGCCGTTCGCGCTGACCCACCGGCTCACCGACGATCAGATGTCGGCGCTGTACGCCGCCACCCGACGGGTGCTGACCGACGCGGTGGACCGCTCGGTGGGTCAGCGGGCGGCGACGTTGAAGGGCGAGAAGCGATCCGGAATGACAGTGCACGGTCGCACCGGGTTACCATGTCCGGTATGCGGGGATAAAATCAGAGAAGTCTCTTTTGCAGATTCGAGCCTGCAGTACTGCCCCACCTGCCAGACCGGCGGCACCCCACTTGCTGACCGACGGTTGTCCCGCCTTGTGCGTTAG
- a CDS encoding iron-containing alcohol dehydrogenase family protein produces the protein MPLLARTVHTPLAIDVRRGAVAGLGALLADRRISGGGEVAVVVGPGQGERIAELIAPGLGRADVFTVAGGTLQAAHELGEKLRQRSYDAVVGIGGGKTIDTAKYAASRYAIPMVSVATSLANDGIASPVASLDHDGGRGSYGVHIPLAIVVDLDFVSDGPDRQTRAGIGDALSNISAVADWELAHAVRDEPIDGLAVTLARTGAEALLNHPGGLGDDAFLTTLAEALILGGIAMAVCGSSRPASGGCHEISHAIDLLYPGTGSHGEQVGLGALFCTFLRGDRLRFAQLAAALGRHGLPLRPADLGLSDADFVAAVGHAPHTRPDRYTILEHLHLDATAVEERLAEYLGALSSFAR, from the coding sequence ATGCCGCTACTAGCCCGTACCGTCCACACCCCACTGGCCATCGACGTACGCCGGGGTGCGGTCGCCGGCCTGGGCGCGCTGCTGGCCGACCGACGGATCTCCGGCGGCGGCGAGGTCGCCGTGGTCGTCGGCCCTGGCCAGGGGGAACGGATCGCCGAACTGATCGCTCCCGGTCTCGGCCGCGCCGACGTGTTCACCGTCGCCGGCGGCACCCTGCAGGCCGCCCACGAGCTGGGCGAGAAGCTGCGGCAACGCTCCTACGACGCGGTGGTCGGCATCGGCGGCGGCAAGACCATCGACACCGCCAAGTACGCCGCCTCCCGGTACGCCATCCCGATGGTGAGCGTCGCGACCAGCCTGGCCAACGACGGGATCGCCTCCCCGGTGGCGTCACTGGACCATGACGGCGGGCGCGGCTCGTACGGCGTACACATCCCGCTGGCGATCGTCGTCGACCTGGACTTCGTCTCCGACGGCCCGGACCGGCAGACCCGGGCCGGCATCGGCGACGCGTTGAGCAACATCAGCGCGGTCGCCGACTGGGAGCTGGCGCACGCCGTCCGCGACGAACCGATCGACGGTCTCGCCGTGACGCTGGCCCGCACCGGTGCCGAGGCGCTGCTCAACCACCCGGGCGGCCTCGGCGACGACGCATTCCTGACCACCCTCGCCGAGGCGCTGATCCTGGGCGGCATCGCGATGGCGGTCTGCGGGTCGAGCCGGCCGGCCAGCGGCGGCTGTCACGAGATCTCGCACGCCATCGATCTGCTGTACCCGGGCACCGGCTCGCACGGCGAGCAGGTCGGTCTCGGCGCGCTGTTCTGTACGTTCCTGCGGGGCGACCGGCTGCGGTTCGCCCAGCTGGCGGCGGCGCTGGGCCGGCACGGTCTACCGCTGCGCCCGGCCGATCTGGGGCTGTCCGACGCCGACTTCGTCGCCGCCGTCGGGCACGCTCCGCACACCCGGCCGGACCGGTACACCATCCTGGAGCACCTGCACCTCGATGCGACCGCCGTCGAGGAGCGGCTGGCAGAATACCTCGGTGCCCTCAGCAGCTTCGCAAGGTGA
- a CDS encoding LytTR family DNA-binding domain-containing protein, whose protein sequence is MTPFLRVLAVDDEPPALDELAYLLRADPRVARLHTASDATEALRVLRDTDVDAVFLDIRMPGLDGMELARVLRRFARPPAIVFVTAYDDAAVDAFDLGVTDYVRKPVRAERLAESVRRVLTARVVPSHPAAMARNEEDPAIPVELAGTTRMLPRSAVRWVEAQGDYARLHTAEGSHLVRVPLATLGERWADAGFVRIHRSFLVQLRLITELRLANSGYVVVIDGTELPVSRRHTRELKDKLVRAAKHDWSK, encoded by the coding sequence GTGACCCCGTTCCTGCGGGTGCTCGCCGTCGACGACGAGCCACCGGCCCTCGACGAGCTGGCGTACCTGCTACGGGCCGACCCCCGGGTGGCCCGGCTGCACACCGCGTCCGATGCCACCGAGGCGCTGCGGGTGCTGCGCGACACCGACGTCGACGCGGTCTTCCTCGACATCCGGATGCCTGGTCTGGACGGCATGGAGCTGGCCCGGGTACTGCGCCGGTTCGCCCGGCCGCCGGCGATCGTCTTCGTCACCGCCTACGACGACGCCGCGGTGGACGCGTTCGACCTGGGCGTCACCGACTACGTCCGTAAGCCGGTGCGGGCCGAACGGCTGGCGGAGTCGGTCCGACGGGTGCTGACCGCCCGGGTGGTGCCGTCGCATCCGGCGGCGATGGCCCGCAACGAGGAGGATCCGGCGATCCCGGTCGAGTTGGCCGGTACGACCCGGATGCTGCCCCGCTCGGCGGTCCGCTGGGTCGAGGCGCAGGGCGACTACGCCCGGTTGCACACCGCGGAAGGGTCGCATCTGGTCCGGGTCCCGTTGGCCACGCTCGGCGAGCGGTGGGCCGATGCCGGGTTCGTCCGGATCCACCGGTCGTTCCTGGTCCAGTTGCGGCTGATCACCGAGCTGCGGCTGGCGAACTCCGGCTACGTCGTGGTGATCGACGGCACCGAGCTGCCGGTCTCCCGCCGGCACACCAGAGAGCTCAAGGACAAACTGGTCCGCGCCGCCAAACACGACTGGAGCAAGTGA